Genomic window (Maylandia zebra isolate NMK-2024a linkage group LG11, Mzebra_GT3a, whole genome shotgun sequence):
TGGCAGGATGAAGTCCATTTCTAGTAGGCACAAAGTTTGAAAAATCAAGAGCTGACTAAACAGCAGTTAAGCCTACAGCACCCGAGGCTACAAGACATAAAGCACTGAGCAGTTACCTTTGCTTAAATTCTCTGGAGTGGAAAGAAGAGCTCTAGTTACAGCGCTTGTGTTCTCTGTGCTTCTCTCCTCTCTCGGCTCCTGGATGAGACTGACTTGTTGCGTGCCGCGTGTTTTATAGTGGAGTTGCATAATAAGTTGGGAATTCATCCTGGGACACCTTGCTTCTGTTATGTTCTGGACTGCGTACCCTTGGGTGTTCCGGCATGGTCACAGATAAACGTGTAGGCCTATTATTTTGAGAGTGACACAGCTGTTGCAGGCTTATTGTTAATTAACGTTGTTATTGGCCATTATCAAAGTTACAGCATGCAGCCTTTTTACACGGTCAGTGGCACCAATGCGGACTATTCATGTGTAATTATCAAAGCTGTTAAGAGCTGTATGCCTAAGGTTGGTTGTCAAGGAAGGTTTGtccaaaaataaattcaaaagaCGACGTTAACCCTTGTTGGTTGACACCAGACGGACAGTGACAGCAGGGGCGTGCTAAACACATGCTACAGCACGTGTACTACCAGTAAACCACTGTCCTTCCCCATAGTTATGAGGTTTTTTAGACCTTTAGCAATATAATGTAGAcatcataaaatacatttagatTGCATATTACTCGAGTTTTGGCTTATTTTTATTGACTGCCAGTAAAATTTTAGATTTCACtttaaaattttcattttaaCTTAACTTTTAGCTCTACATGGTCAGTTCCCCGGTATATCTCTGACCTGTTGAAAGCTCGTTCTTCTTCCCAAACACTTAGGTCTTCAGGTCAGAGGTTGCTGTAGGTCACATGTACTAGTTTCAAAATTCGTGGTGATCGGGCTTTGCAGGCAGTGGCACAGAGGTTGTGGGATTCTCTTCCACCATCTGTACAGACTCCACtgactcttttaaaaagcagctgaagacatttctATACAATCTTTTAATGAACTTGttgctttatgtttttattttattgttttatattattattttatttttatttctggttttttaatgtgaaacaaTTTTTACCTGTGAAAAGTgctgaataaatacattttacctACTTACTAGTTCTTTTCAACCACTTCAGTCCTAATACATCAGATTTAATGAGTCAGTTTTATAAATGGACTGCCTGCTTTACTTAGTCTACCCTCTGTGttaatgctttttgtttttagtgcagTTCAGTGAAGCCAACTGTCATATATGGTTGCCGCGTTTCCCCCTGTTAGCAGTGTCATTTAAGCTTGGACTGTGACTAAAATTGGCTCTCAATGTTATGACTCATAAAGGATGACAGGGAAGTGGAGACATTTGGAGGGCTTAACTTATTGGATTTCACAACAGGCGCCAGTGGTCGTCTGGGCTTTGGGAGATTTGGCATATGTGACAATGAGAGGTATATACATTCTATAAGGAGACAAAACAGTTCACTGATCACatatgacaaaaaaacaaaacacaactatACAGGTTTGTGCATTCAGTGGTATAACAATATTCTAACAACTTCCAAATTCAACTGAGTAAGATTGTAACTTGGCAGCATTGTggatactttttatttattcacacaGAAGTAAAAATAGTGCACAATCATACCATACCACAATAAACAgttcaaagacaaaaaaaacaaaaacattagtgagTTGTTCATTATCTTATCATTACAAAATTTCCATGATCAGAAACATTGCCTATTTCAAAAGATGAATTACCCTTCTCTAAAGCCAAATAACTTACTCAAATGTCTTGGTGAGCACAGAAATGGTTTTGGGTCCTACATTGTTTATCTCTTGAAGATAGGTAACATTTACTCTTCCATTTAGTTGGATTTAGTTGACCAAAAACCAGGaaaacaactgccaaaaatcatTCACTGTTGTTCAGGGAGAAAAATTTTTTGGCCCATTACAGTGGATCATTAGTTTTACTGAGAAGACTAATCAGTTGaaatgaggggggggggggggaaacaacCTCAAGGGATACCTAGGGGAATGGTAAAGGAGAGGTAATCTCCCACCTCCCCCCACTCTGCTCTGAAGTGCTGGTATATGGTGATCCACGTGGTGAGCACTGCTACCCATAACAGTAACCCTAGTGCCGAACGCTTCACAtctagacagacagacagaaaaacaagcaaTAAAATTAGTTACTGTCCAACAGTGGTCAAAACAACACAGTACAGTATCAAGTTGGCTGCTTAAAGcattgctttaaaaacaaacaatacgtACATGGTTATAgggcagtgttttgttttttttttaaagtgggtaAAACCTTTCTCAAGTTCTTATCAGAAAATTAGAATTTAAGCCCAAATTATTCTATACAAGGCCACATTATCATAAGAATTATATTTGTATAAATATAGCAAAAGTACTTACTATATTATTAAAaactaatttatttttaaaatccttttttccccttttaggTAAGAGATCATGTATATTGATGAATACAActtctgtaaaaaaacaaaaaaaacaaccagatCTAAAAAGTTACTTGGTCAACTTTTCctacaaaaacaaactatttcATTTTCTCAAGCTTATGAAAAGTGCAGTATTACCCAAAACTCTTTAAATAGGATGAAGACACACTTGGTAATGTGCAAGCATGTAAAATGAACATGGAATTCACACTGACAACCTTTGTCAATATCATATGTCATGACTGAATGTTTATTGAGGAAACAAATTGAATCCTACAAGAGTGACATCCAAAGAACAGCTACTGACAAAAAACTACAAGACTGAATACAGAGTGCAAAACTGAatactaaatacatttttaaaaggttcTGAAACTCACATGCTTTTATCTGTAGCTGTTCAGTGTAGGCTGGCTTTAAGAAGGCCTCCcgaaaaaaccaaacaacattGACAAGCCACAGGAAGGGGAGAAACGCAAAGCCACctggagaaataaataaaaaatatttgacAGAACTAATCATTTACTAACCACTGAAATATTTTTAGGCGCATTAGTTCAAAATTTCgccttaacttaaaaaaaaaagactcacaGCCAGTGTAACTAACCTAGAATATACAAAACAGGAATAGGAAGTACAACTGTATAAAAAAGGAACATGAGGATTAATATTAATACTCTCACCTAGATAATATTTTCGGCAAAGGCTGAGCTTCTCCTCATTGGGCAGTCGCTCCAGGTTCATAGTGATATTGTACGTTCctgcacacagaaagaaaacaaaacagattacAGTGCTGGACTAGCTCTGTCCAGCATCcaaaaagaatatatatatatatatatatatatttatatatatatatatatatatttttttttttttttttttttttttttttttttacaaataaaggaATGCTTGTTATACAGACATTTAAAACACGCTCTTCCGCTGATTCTGAGACGATAATAAATCCGCTTTTTACTGCTTGACCGCTGAGCTAGTTCCTCAGATGACTGAAAAATTCACCTCAGGCTAAAGTTAGCAATCATTAGCTTAGCAACGTAACAAAAAGGCGTTACAAAATCGCTTGCTGTAAGTTTCCAGACTAACTCTCCAGATTGGGTAAATGTCGTTATAGAGTGTATCCAAAATTATGAATATCGTACATTAAGGTAATAATGTAATATCTTACCTTATCGTTTCACAGCcaaaagttaaagaaaaacaaaacaatcaacacttcctcctccttcttcacaAGCGctagcttcttcttcttcgaaGGCTAACGCCAAGACTGAGGTGTTTCAGCGCCACCTACTAGGCTGTGCATCAGATTGCAGATTCTGCAATCACAGAATTTGAGACTGCTCCCATCCCACAAAGAACCTGTAGACGGTCACtggtagttattattattattattattattattattattattattattattattattattattattattattattattattattatttctctaCATTTTATTTACTAGTCCCGtgtccctttaaaaaaaatcaacaactcAGAGTACTGCAGTGCCACTATTAGTACCCCTTGCAGTAAACTGAGAAATGAACAGGCGCTCAATTCAGAGTATCTGTTCCAGTGTATCCTTTTCTTGACATTTTCCAATTTGCCCTGcattatgttttctttattctgAGCACTGTTGGTGCTTTTGCTCccattttaaaaagtgccacCTCTACACTGTCCTGTTTAAGTGACTAGTTTAGCCCCAGTGTCTGCCATTTCAGAAAAATAACACTGACAATCCTTTTCTTCAAAATATAAGTATAAAATTGaaatagaaaaagagagaaagtatAAGATattaagaagagaaaatagatACTCAAATACAAATTTATCGTAGAAACAAAATTGGGCTGATgtcaaaataagtaaaaaatgatcaaataatgcAATTCATTTTACAGCCTTCTTATCATTTGCAAGTTTTAACAACTTACTTAAGAGTTTAATTTCATTCAGCTCTCTGTtcaaaaattcaaattcaaattcaaattttatttgtcacgtacacagtcatacacagtacgatatgtagtgaaatgcttggacaactgctcgtgacctaaagaaaacaaaaaaggaaaggctatgaataagataggaaataaatatgaaaaattaaaaagggtaaatttaactaggaaggaataaaatataaattaaggttaaaaatgaaataactgtacaacacaaattagaatgaagggtaaatttaactgggaagaataagataaaatatataaattaagttgaaaataaaataattgtacaacaaaatacacaatatagaactatataagaatgtatgaagaaatctaaatataaataaatatatacacaataacagcagctgtacaagtattaaccggaaatgaagaatatagtgaccagtgttgtgcaaaaacaaagtccagaaagtccagtgtgtgtgtaagaaccatatgtgtgggtcagtactgtgtggtggtgtgattgtgaTTGCACTGTTTGTTCATGGGTTGGATGTAAAATACCTACTTTTGGAAAtagtaatacaaaataaaaaacaaaaaaatatagcCCTGATAACGGAACTAACCaacttttaccctttttttaaAACGCTGATGTTACCTGAATATTTGcataatatatattattatattattatattatatttcttACCCTGATCAACCAGGTCCTCTTATATATGGCATGATCTGCAACTCCGTTAATTAATCCCtaattaacaataaataaactaagTGAATGAAGGTTTAAACACCTTCATCGTTAGCCTTTCATTATCGCAATAAGGATTCATACTGCCACCTAGTGTTTGACTATGTGTATAGTCAAGAATGCTGGTAGATGTAACGCATTTAATTATCAAAACATTCATTCAGTTATGCAGCCTTAAAGCAGTTCTCCTTCAATTAAATTTCATTTCAGTGCTACCTCTGTCAATACTGTTAAATGGAGCGATTAAAAAAAGACGGTCACTGCTCTAATAAATGAACACGAAACTCACAATATTGTGCTAAGTTGCCATCTCTGCTTTGAAGATGATCTTGAACGCTGTTAGGTTCCATTTAATTATCCCAATTGTCTTCAAACGCAAAAAGACACAACATTTGACCATTTTTTgagatttaattattttttatgttttaatagtATATACAGCTAAGCaacctttaaattttaaaccaTAGCCAGTTGTGTCAAATAACAATTTGACGTACAACCGCACATGTACACGTCACTTTCCCCTCGCTAAGTGGGAAAATGAACTCAATTTCCCGTGCAGCACTGCGGCTCCCCCCTCCCATCTCGCGCCTTCCCTCTTGTCTCTCCTCGAGCTGCTAGCCGTcggtgtgtgttgttgttgaagCAATGATGGCGGCAGCGGGATGCGGATCAGCAACCGCGGCTGCCGTAGGAGGCCAAGGTGGAACCGCTACGGCCAGAGGTCGTTTTCCCGGTCGGCCTTGGTCATCACGCAGTCGTTTGCGCTCTGAGAAGCGTTGGCAACTCGGGCGATCGGGCTTAGAAGCTGATGATGTGACTAACGGAGGGCCAAGGCCCGCAAACCTGGTTCTATCGTTAAACGAAGACCAGTCTCACTTGCGCTTGCTTGGAATACAGGAAAGCCACAAGATCCTTGGCCAGGCTGGATACAGCTCTAGTGGGAGTGAAGAGGTGAGGTCCCACACCCACCCAGGAGTTAGTATCTTTATTTCATCTTCTCACATTTTGTGTGATCGTTAATGCACCAGAAAGAGAGCAAGGCACAACAGTGTGACTGCTTAGTACCATGGAGAAATGTCAACATCCTTCAGGCTAGCGTTAACTTTAGCTTCAGCTTCAAGCTTGCTAAGCTAAAACTGTATGCTAAGTGTTAGCACAGTGGAGCTCTCCATTACATTTAATGAACAGTCGTAACACAAAATAAGCACTTCAGCAAAAGCAGCAAAGCTGTTCAAGTCACCGCAGCACTGTTGCTTAATTTGCTCCTagaaattttaaacatttaaagggTCATAGCATGCATAACTGCAAGAGTTTTAattgttaaaaaacacattatgcGGGAACGCGAGTTTGTGATCAGGAGTCTCAGTTATTTCATGTATGGCCCACTCGTTATAGGGCCAGAGTAGCAGCTAGCTAGCTAATAGTGAACACAAAGAAGGGGAAGGATAGCGCCTTCGTACCCCGCACAGTGGCTAACTGGTAACACGCTGCATAGACTCGGGCAGAGTagttactttaaataaaaccGCACATACGTCGGAGCTTATTTGTACCACATAGATAACTTTCACAAATTAGGTTGAATGCTTTATGGAGGGCTGGGTTTGCTAACCGCTAGCTAATGTCACCAAACACGTCAGGTTTAAATGGTGGTGCAGAAGTATGCCAAAGTCAAATGCAACCTTGTTGGAATCGAAAGCGTTCAAACTCACCTCATAAAGTTTAAGTAAAATGCCAGCTCGTAAGAGTGGCGCTGTTTTATGAGTTAAGATCCCAGTTGTGGGTATGGGGATGTACAGTACAAAGAGAATAGTAATTATAGCAAGATTtaccagcagtttttttttcgtAGCTGCTCATTTGACATTCATATTAAACCTGTTGTTAAATCGTGTTGCATTAGGTAGTAAACGGTCTATATTATGTAATAACATTATAGGAAGTTTTCCTACTCagccacatgttttttttttcttttttgttgttgctgttactAATGCACAACGCATTTATGATATCTGTATAACAACCCATGATGAATGACAGTAGTTGGTTTCAACCTTTACTTAGAAAGAGCAAAACAGTCATGTACTATTGAtgagtttcattttaaaaagtcagaCTTGTTTGCTATATTGTTAGAAAAGCCCTTGTTCAGATATGCTATGATCCACATATATTGATTTGTTAATGTGTTACGTGTTAAAAGCATGTGCAtgcaaaggatttttttttctgcactcGGACCTAAAACTTTAGTTATTGTTTATCCTGATGGTTTAACAGTTTCCAGCAAAGTGCAAAGTGGCTTCAAGTGTTAATTGCGGTTTTATTTTTCAAGGGGGATGATTTCAAAGGATTTGAAGCTGAGACAAAAGGTTCCAAGGGACCCATATTGTCTCAACAAAATTCTTCCAAAGGTAAAGACCAAGCTGTTATTTAATCTCATGAAATATTTGGTGTTATTTGTAAATAACACCAAAGTTAGGAAATGAATTAAGCACGAAATGcaatataatatattttttctataTAGTTTTGTCAGATGATTTTGTGTTCATTTAATACCTTTGTTTTGCaggtgatgctgccaacacaaAATCGAAACGTCAAAGTGAGAAGCTACCGCTTAAAACGCCAGCAGTGAAGGCAGCTGCACCACCTGACCCGATAAAAGATGTAAAGTCTTCGGAGCAAATGCACGGCGTGTCCCTCGAAGCAAAACCAGCAAAAGATTGCAAGAAAGGTTCGAAAGGAAAAAGCACCCTGGATCGACAGCCCGCCAAGAGCAGAGCTTCATCAGCAGCACCGAGGATTACTATAAAGTTGGTggccaaaaagaaaatcaaaactgTAAAGGAGCCTCAGAAAAAATCTGCAAAGAAGTTGAAGATGAAAGGAGATCAGGATGAGCCTAAAACCAAGGACATTGAGGGTGACCAGATTTTAAGTGCTCATGTCAAATTAAAAGCTGAACCACAAGAGGATGAGCATGGCACAGAAGATAAAGGAGGGGGGACGGTACCTGTGAGAAGGCGTGGGAGAtctgctttaaaaacaacagagcCTGTATGCCAGACTAGCGCCAAAGTTGTGGTTAGTGACCAAAAATCAAAGGAGAAAGAATCTGTTGATCAACCTGATTCTGTAAAAGAGAGCGGGACTGTAGAGCCAAAATCACATGCAAAGAAATTAAAGCATAAGGAAACTGCTGCTGGCCAGGGTCCTGAAGTTAATCAACTAGTGACTCGTAGGAGCAATAGAGTCACAAACCCACTCTCTAAAAGAGCCACGGTGAGTGCACCTGCAGCGGAAAGTTTGAGTACAAGTGATGCTGTTGTAGCAGCGTCCAAGTCAGAAGCTTCGCGGACAGCAGAGGCCAAACCATTAGCGGGAAGTAACAGACGAAGGCAAAGCAGGAGGCTGAATAAAAACGATACAGTGCCAGAAAACCAAGGTCTGTCATTGTCAGAGACTGATAACTCAGCTGTGCAACCCAGTGACAGTTTGCCTTTGAAAAATGAGGACACGAGGGTCCCAAGCTTAAAGTTAATAAAGATCAGAAACCCTAAATACAATGCGCAGTCCGCGGGGAAGAATACGTCTCGAAAGAAAAAACGAAGAAAATTTATCTGGACTTTGACGTTAGTAAAGGGAGGAAGTCAGACGCCATGCGCTGAAAACACTTTCACAGTAACACCTAATGCTGTAAGTGAGGTTGATCAGCCCGCTCTTTGTGATACCAGTGTCAGTGAAAATTTAAAGGGAATTGATGATGAATCCAAACTTGATGACACAGTTCCACAGGAGAGtgaaaacactgagaaaaatgagagtaATCAGAAAGATTCCCAAAACAACGCCGAGGAGCCGTTGGAGGAAAAGACCTCTTTACAAGTTGAAGTTGCAGTGGAACACACGGCTGA
Coding sequences:
- the psenen gene encoding gamma-secretase subunit PEN-2, whose protein sequence is MNLERLPNEEKLSLCRKYYLGGFAFLPFLWLVNVVWFFREAFLKPAYTEQLQIKAYVKRSALGLLLWVAVLTTWITIYQHFRAEWGEVGDYLSFTIPLGIP